A single Gemmatimonadota bacterium DNA region contains:
- a CDS encoding LysM peptidoglycan-binding domain-containing protein has product MSRSRLVSTIALAGLVLTPLPLLAQGAPQTHTVKKGDTLWDIARQYLGDPFKWPEIYRRNTATIADPDLIYPDQVIIITGDVAASPGTPADTTAGGVTPVAPAMPAAPGAEPAPMTPQPSGPAPSMTIFNPERFRVVRGARESLVLRARPQAVRRGDYLRAPFLWDAAGVTGAGKVGAAVQAQTVAPTRFERPVQIYERVSIAVPSNAPGAVNEEYIAFRYGPQLAGEGQVIIPTGVFRLMSTPQNGQAEAILLTKYEDVYAGQGLLPLDELQMPANVNPARVEFGLRTTVLYLQGETVFATTGQHLILAAGASDGLVPGDQVSVQVEQGPDAQGVPRAPQEIAVVQVTRVTTWGASAIVIGQTEGVVAPGMAARVTAKMP; this is encoded by the coding sequence ATGTCTCGCTCCCGCCTCGTCTCGACGATCGCGCTGGCCGGCCTCGTGCTGACGCCGCTCCCCTTGCTGGCGCAGGGCGCGCCGCAGACCCATACGGTCAAGAAGGGCGACACCCTGTGGGACATCGCCCGGCAGTATCTCGGCGACCCGTTCAAGTGGCCGGAGATCTATCGCCGCAACACGGCGACCATCGCCGACCCTGACCTCATCTACCCCGATCAGGTCATCATCATCACGGGCGACGTCGCGGCCTCACCGGGGACGCCGGCCGACACCACGGCTGGCGGCGTGACCCCGGTCGCGCCGGCGATGCCCGCTGCCCCGGGTGCCGAGCCCGCCCCGATGACGCCGCAGCCCTCCGGACCGGCGCCGTCCATGACGATCTTCAATCCGGAGCGCTTCCGTGTCGTCCGCGGCGCCCGCGAGTCGCTGGTGCTGCGGGCCCGCCCGCAGGCGGTCCGTCGCGGTGACTACCTCCGTGCGCCGTTCCTGTGGGACGCGGCGGGCGTGACAGGCGCCGGAAAGGTCGGCGCCGCGGTCCAGGCACAGACGGTCGCGCCAACGCGGTTCGAGCGCCCCGTGCAGATCTACGAGCGCGTGTCCATCGCCGTGCCGAGCAATGCGCCCGGCGCGGTGAACGAGGAGTACATCGCCTTCCGCTATGGCCCGCAGCTCGCCGGCGAAGGCCAGGTGATCATCCCGACCGGCGTCTTCCGCCTGATGTCGACGCCGCAGAACGGGCAGGCCGAGGCGATCCTCCTCACCAAGTACGAGGACGTGTACGCCGGGCAGGGCCTGCTCCCGCTCGACGAGCTCCAGATGCCCGCCAACGTGAACCCGGCGCGCGTCGAGTTCGGACTCCGCACCACCGTGCTCTACCTGCAGGGCGAGACGGTCTTCGCCACGACCGGCCAGCACCTGATCCTCGCCGCCGGGGCGAGCGACGGCCTCGTGCCGGGCGACCAGGTGAGCGTGCAGGTGGAGCAGGGCCCGGATGCGCAGGGCGTGCCGCGCGCGCCGCAGGAGATCGCGGTGGTGCAGGTGACGCGCGTGACGACCTGGGGCGCGAGCGCGATCGTGATCGGGCAGACCGAAGGCGTGGTCGCCCCGGGCATGGCGGCGCGCGTCACGGCGAAGATGCCCTGA
- a CDS encoding biopolymer transporter ExbD → MRRRGRGERTPLNAEINVVSLIDVMMLLMIIFMITAPMMQGGVDVSLPRAEARPLNAKSSMTVTVTRDGRIYVDETQLSLSEFRGTIRTLAAKAGRDGIYFRADRRADYGRAVEVLALMRAAGIGNIGLVTEPEEIDR, encoded by the coding sequence ATGCGCCGCCGCGGCCGCGGGGAGCGGACCCCGCTGAACGCGGAGATCAACGTCGTGTCGCTCATCGACGTGATGATGCTCCTCATGATCATCTTCATGATCACCGCGCCCATGATGCAGGGCGGGGTCGACGTCTCGTTGCCGCGCGCCGAGGCGCGGCCGCTCAACGCGAAGAGCTCGATGACCGTGACCGTCACGCGCGACGGGCGGATCTACGTCGACGAGACCCAGCTCTCGCTCTCGGAGTTCCGCGGGACCATCCGCACGCTCGCCGCCAAGGCGGGCCGCGACGGCATCTACTTCCGCGCCGACCGGCGCGCCGATTATGGTCGCGCCGTCGAGGTCCTGGCGCTCATGCGTGCGGCGGGCATCGGGAACATCGGGCTCGTGACCGAGCCAGAGGAGATCGACCGGTGA
- a CDS encoding carboxypeptidase-like regulatory domain-containing protein: MPSSRLPRHAPVARLLLRLRGAQLALLMGLGMIGRPALSQPPAAAILVGTVVADSTKQPVAGAEILIPSASLRAVTDSAGRFRITGIPSGRRGLRVNKIGFAPLRTAVEFSTGDTVEMEIGLTVSFEEMAAVEIVEAQNPSRLTEFERRRASRTGDYLTNEDIVHRSRGRLSEALQTLGGVNFMTGGSGGTYLVGARGSGGRRGTCFTAVMLDGVWVYDGDRTQQPFNVNSINPVDVAAVEYYRGLSNTPVELQGTRNSCGALVIWTKY; this comes from the coding sequence GTGCCCAGCTCCAGGCTCCCCCGACACGCCCCGGTCGCTCGCCTGCTCCTGCGGCTGCGAGGGGCGCAGCTCGCGCTCCTGATGGGACTCGGGATGATCGGCCGGCCCGCCCTGTCCCAACCGCCCGCGGCGGCGATCCTGGTAGGCACGGTGGTCGCGGATTCGACCAAGCAGCCGGTCGCCGGCGCCGAGATCCTGATCCCCTCGGCGAGCCTGCGCGCCGTGACCGATTCCGCAGGCCGCTTCCGGATCACGGGGATCCCCTCGGGACGCCGCGGCCTCCGGGTCAACAAGATCGGCTTCGCCCCGCTCCGGACTGCGGTCGAGTTCTCGACGGGCGACACGGTCGAGATGGAGATCGGCCTGACCGTGTCGTTCGAGGAGATGGCGGCGGTGGAGATCGTGGAGGCGCAGAACCCCTCCCGCCTGACCGAGTTCGAGCGCCGTCGGGCGAGCCGCACCGGCGACTACCTCACGAACGAGGACATCGTGCATCGGAGCCGCGGCCGCCTGTCCGAGGCCCTCCAGACGCTCGGCGGCGTCAACTTCATGACGGGTGGCTCGGGCGGCACGTACCTGGTGGGCGCTCGCGGCTCCGGCGGCCGCCGAGGCACCTGCTTCACGGCGGTGATGCTGGACGGCGTCTGGGTGTACGACGGTGACCGGACGCAGCAGCCGTTCAACGTGAACAGCATCAACCCGGTGGACGTCGCGGCCGTGGAGTACTATCGCGGCCTGTCGAACACGCCCGTCGAACTGCAGGGCACCCGCAACTCATGTGGGGCGCTAGTGATCTGGACGAAGTACTGA
- the tsaE gene encoding tRNA (adenosine(37)-N6)-threonylcarbamoyltransferase complex ATPase subunit type 1 TsaE, whose amino-acid sequence MPVVEVTEPELVAWGERLGRTITYPLLIAFSGELGAGKTTLVRAIARSQGALEPVTSQSYGIVREYLSAKGHVFHLDLYRLEGPQDLPRIGWDDILRIKRALVMVEWPERALGQLPAGHLALHLEHVPDRPEIRRLSW is encoded by the coding sequence GTGCCCGTCGTTGAAGTCACGGAGCCGGAACTCGTCGCGTGGGGTGAACGGCTCGGCCGCACGATCACCTACCCGCTGCTGATCGCGTTCTCGGGCGAACTCGGGGCGGGCAAGACGACGCTCGTGCGCGCCATCGCCCGCTCGCAGGGGGCGCTCGAGCCGGTCACGAGCCAGTCGTACGGGATCGTCCGCGAGTACCTGTCCGCCAAGGGCCATGTCTTCCACCTCGACCTCTACCGCCTCGAGGGACCGCAGGACCTCCCGCGCATCGGGTGGGATGACATCCTCCGCATCAAGCGCGCCCTCGTGATGGTCGAGTGGCCGGAGCGGGCGCTCGGCCAACTGCCGGCCGGGCATCTGGCGCTTCACCTCGAGCATGTGCCGGACCGGCCGGAGATTCGGCGCCTCTCATGGTGA
- the rimI gene encoding ribosomal protein S18-alanine N-acetyltransferase produces MNGDSPDDCAVRPATLADLPAILSIERIAFSDPWTADAFRSMLGQDHVLTTVAERDGRLVGYSVAWAVGDEAELANLAVAPEHRGTGVAKRLLDHLLDDLDSRGGATIYLEVRDSNAPAQGLYRSRGFTAAGRRKGYYRKPTEDAVVMRRPRAVDLGDD; encoded by the coding sequence GTGAACGGCGACTCGCCCGATGATTGCGCGGTGCGCCCGGCGACGCTCGCGGATCTGCCGGCGATCCTTTCGATCGAACGCATCGCCTTCAGCGACCCGTGGACGGCCGATGCGTTCCGCAGCATGCTCGGCCAGGATCATGTGCTGACGACGGTCGCCGAGCGCGACGGACGTCTCGTCGGCTATTCGGTCGCCTGGGCGGTCGGGGACGAAGCGGAGCTCGCGAACCTCGCGGTCGCTCCGGAGCACCGGGGCACGGGGGTCGCGAAGCGGTTGCTCGATCACCTCCTGGACGACCTCGATTCACGCGGGGGCGCGACGATCTACCTCGAGGTGCGCGACTCGAACGCCCCCGCGCAGGGGCTGTACCGGAGCCGTGGCTTCACCGCGGCGGGGCGGCGCAAGGGCTACTATCGGAAGCCCACCGAGGACGCGGTCGTGATGCGGCGTCCCCGGGCGGTGGACCTCGGCGACGATTAG
- the tsaB gene encoding tRNA (adenosine(37)-N6)-threonylcarbamoyltransferase complex dimerization subunit type 1 TsaB, with amino-acid sequence MRTGLTLALDAAAGPGTIAVLRDGVVIAEREVEMRSATEERFFPAVLETLSAAGCAVHDLARVVAGAGPGSFTALRVVGAVAKGLCEGTGIPLVGVPSLVLIPGGAPAALGAGRYLATLDALRGERYVALVTLDEAGAVAAHEPLGLLEVAALPERATACAATRIGPDEGLACAPHARGVARCGALLEALGVVDLPAWEPVYGRLAEAQVKWEAAHGRPLVAERHAT; translated from the coding sequence GTGAGGACCGGACTCACGCTCGCGCTCGACGCCGCGGCCGGCCCCGGCACCATCGCCGTGCTGCGTGATGGCGTCGTCATCGCCGAGCGGGAGGTCGAGATGCGGAGCGCGACGGAAGAACGATTCTTCCCCGCGGTGCTCGAGACGCTCTCCGCGGCGGGGTGCGCGGTCCACGACCTCGCGCGCGTGGTCGCGGGAGCGGGACCGGGCAGCTTCACCGCGCTGCGCGTCGTCGGGGCCGTGGCGAAGGGGCTCTGCGAGGGGACGGGGATCCCGCTCGTCGGCGTCCCATCGCTCGTCCTCATCCCGGGCGGCGCGCCCGCCGCCCTCGGCGCCGGTCGGTACCTCGCGACGCTCGACGCGCTGCGCGGGGAGCGCTATGTCGCGCTCGTCACGCTCGACGAGGCGGGAGCGGTCGCGGCGCACGAACCGCTGGGGCTCCTCGAGGTCGCCGCGCTCCCGGAGCGCGCGACAGCGTGCGCGGCCACGCGCATCGGTCCGGACGAGGGGCTCGCCTGCGCTCCACACGCGCGCGGCGTCGCGCGGTGCGGCGCGCTCCTCGAGGCGCTCGGCGTGGTGGACCTGCCGGCATGGGAGCCGGTCTACGGGCGCCTCGCCGAGGCGCAGGTGAAGTGGGAGGCGGCGCACGGCCGTCCGCTCGTGGCCGAGCGCCACGCGACGTGA
- a CDS encoding NAD-dependent epimerase/dehydratase family protein: protein MTERRALITGGAGFIGSTVADALIADGWSVTVLDNLSSGKRQQVPAAATFVETDIRSPETAATIREGRFDLVCHLAAQIDVRKSVSDPAFDVDVNIGGSVNIMSAIHASGRKTRMIFASTGGAVYGDFVQPPNLEDYAKDPESPYGIAKFATELYLAYYARIHKLDYIALRFANVYGPRQDPHGEAGVVAIFCQRVIDGKALTVFGDGGQTRDYVFVGDVARAHVLAANHVGIPAGKVDARAFNLGTGVETSVVELATTLMAAAGKTVPFDHAPARAGEQRRSCVSIEKAKAGLGWQPQVGLQEGLRRTYDWFSKR, encoded by the coding sequence ATGACTGAACGACGCGCACTCATCACCGGTGGAGCCGGCTTCATCGGCTCCACCGTCGCCGACGCATTGATCGCCGACGGCTGGTCCGTCACCGTGCTCGACAACCTCTCGAGCGGCAAGCGGCAGCAGGTCCCCGCGGCGGCGACCTTCGTCGAGACCGACATCCGCTCGCCGGAGACCGCGGCGACCATCCGCGAGGGGCGCTTCGACCTCGTCTGCCATCTCGCGGCGCAGATCGACGTGCGGAAGAGCGTCAGCGACCCCGCCTTCGATGTCGACGTCAACATCGGCGGCTCGGTGAACATCATGAGCGCGATCCACGCGAGCGGCCGGAAGACGCGCATGATCTTCGCGTCCACCGGCGGCGCCGTGTACGGCGACTTCGTGCAGCCGCCGAATCTCGAGGACTACGCGAAGGATCCGGAATCGCCGTACGGCATCGCGAAGTTCGCGACCGAGCTCTACCTCGCGTACTACGCGCGCATCCACAAGCTCGACTACATCGCGCTGCGGTTCGCGAACGTCTACGGCCCCCGCCAGGATCCGCACGGCGAGGCCGGAGTGGTCGCGATCTTCTGCCAGCGCGTCATCGACGGCAAGGCGCTCACCGTCTTCGGCGATGGTGGCCAGACGCGTGACTACGTCTTCGTCGGCGACGTCGCCCGCGCCCACGTGCTCGCGGCGAACCATGTCGGCATCCCGGCGGGGAAGGTCGATGCCCGTGCCTTCAACCTCGGTACCGGCGTCGAGACCTCGGTGGTCGAGCTCGCGACGACCCTGATGGCCGCGGCCGGCAAGACGGTCCCCTTCGACCACGCGCCCGCGCGCGCCGGGGAACAGCGGCGCTCCTGCGTGAGTATCGAGAAGGCGAAGGCGGGGCTCGGCTGGCAGCCGCAGGTCGGCCTCCAGGAAGGGCTCCGCCGCACCTACGACTGGTTCTCCAAGCGCTGA
- a CDS encoding bifunctional (p)ppGpp synthetase/guanosine-3',5'-bis(diphosphate) 3'-pyrophosphohydrolase — MLARAYRFSEKAHTGQTRRNGDPYVTHCVEVAKILADLQLDSVTVASGLIHDVVEDTAFTVEDVEREFGREIAQIVDGLTKIGHLPMASREERQVESYRKLLLSVAKDARVILVKLADRLHNMRTLEWMPEEKRQRIALETRDLYAPMAHRFGLASMKAELEDLSFKWLEPEEYRNLAKLIANKRADRDALIAEMIGPLELKLREAGVILHEVGGRPKHLWSIHKKMQKRDKPYDEIYDLYAIRVLVENVPECYHALGVIHGAWTPLQERIKDYIASPKSNGYQSLHTTVFGPRGTLFEIQIRTREMHRTAEYGIAAHWLYKEGEKGGKHDLDRHLSWFRQVLELQLDAETPDQFLEFLKLDLYQDEIFVFTPNGDVIQLPKGATPIDFAFAVHTQVGLHTQGARVNGRIVPLSRELRNSETIEIIRSPNARPSRDWLAHVRTGRARHRIRQWLRNEEHKTFVAVGQEILDRELRRRRHAKLTDAELQRGAQALALTDLDHVHASIGQGDITVTQLLKAIYPELDEAQEQALKPSALERLIDRMRRPGTSKGLRIQGADGLMVRYAQCCQPVPGDTVVGYVTRGRGVSIHRQDCPNLLHLVHEPERRLEIDWQESAGERFVIRLAIEGNDRRGLYADLAAAVSGTGTDIRSLELKTTDGRVAGSALVEVENLAHLEKIIKAARRVKGVSEVARRERLSAEEG; from the coding sequence TTGCTCGCGCGCGCCTACCGGTTCTCGGAGAAGGCGCACACGGGCCAGACACGGCGGAACGGCGATCCCTACGTCACGCATTGTGTCGAGGTCGCCAAGATCCTCGCCGACCTCCAGCTCGACAGCGTGACCGTCGCGAGCGGGCTCATCCACGACGTCGTCGAGGACACCGCCTTCACGGTCGAGGACGTGGAGCGTGAGTTCGGGCGCGAGATCGCGCAGATCGTCGACGGCCTGACCAAGATCGGCCACCTGCCGATGGCCTCGCGCGAGGAGCGGCAGGTCGAGAGCTACCGCAAGCTGCTGCTCTCGGTCGCCAAGGACGCGCGCGTGATCCTCGTGAAGCTCGCCGACCGCCTGCACAACATGCGGACGCTCGAGTGGATGCCGGAGGAGAAGCGGCAGCGCATCGCGCTCGAGACGCGCGACCTCTACGCGCCGATGGCGCACCGGTTCGGCCTCGCCTCGATGAAGGCGGAGCTGGAGGACCTGTCGTTCAAGTGGCTCGAGCCAGAGGAGTACCGCAACCTCGCGAAGCTCATCGCGAACAAGCGGGCGGACCGCGACGCCCTCATCGCCGAGATGATCGGGCCGCTCGAGCTGAAGCTCCGCGAGGCGGGGGTCATCCTCCACGAGGTCGGCGGGCGGCCGAAGCATCTCTGGTCGATCCACAAGAAGATGCAGAAGCGCGACAAGCCGTACGACGAGATCTACGACCTGTACGCCATCCGCGTGCTCGTCGAGAACGTCCCCGAGTGCTACCACGCCCTCGGTGTGATCCATGGCGCCTGGACGCCGCTCCAGGAGCGCATCAAGGACTACATCGCCTCGCCGAAGTCGAACGGCTACCAGTCGCTCCACACCACGGTGTTCGGGCCGCGCGGGACGCTCTTCGAGATCCAGATCCGGACGCGCGAGATGCATCGCACCGCCGAGTACGGCATCGCGGCGCACTGGCTGTACAAGGAGGGCGAGAAGGGCGGGAAGCACGACCTGGACCGACATCTCTCCTGGTTCCGCCAGGTGCTCGAGCTGCAGCTCGACGCCGAGACGCCGGACCAGTTCCTCGAGTTCCTCAAGCTCGACCTCTATCAGGACGAGATCTTCGTCTTCACGCCCAACGGCGACGTGATCCAGCTGCCGAAGGGTGCGACGCCGATCGACTTCGCCTTCGCGGTGCACACGCAGGTCGGGCTGCACACGCAGGGCGCCCGCGTGAACGGCCGCATCGTCCCGCTCTCGCGCGAGCTCCGGAACTCGGAGACGATCGAGATCATCCGGTCACCCAACGCCCGGCCGAGCCGCGACTGGCTCGCGCACGTGCGCACCGGTCGCGCGCGGCATAGGATCCGGCAGTGGTTGCGCAACGAGGAGCACAAGACGTTCGTGGCGGTGGGACAGGAGATCCTCGACCGCGAGTTGCGCCGCCGTCGCCATGCCAAGCTCACGGACGCCGAGTTGCAGCGCGGGGCGCAGGCGCTCGCGCTCACTGACCTCGACCACGTCCACGCGAGCATCGGGCAGGGGGACATCACGGTCACCCAGCTGCTCAAGGCCATCTACCCCGAGCTGGACGAGGCGCAGGAGCAGGCGCTCAAGCCGAGCGCGCTCGAGCGCCTCATCGACCGCATGCGGCGCCCGGGCACGTCGAAGGGGCTCCGCATCCAGGGCGCCGACGGCCTCATGGTGCGCTACGCGCAGTGCTGCCAGCCGGTGCCGGGCGACACGGTGGTCGGATACGTCACCCGCGGGCGCGGCGTGAGCATCCATCGCCAGGACTGTCCCAATCTCCTGCACCTGGTCCACGAGCCGGAGCGTCGGCTCGAGATCGACTGGCAGGAGAGCGCGGGCGAGCGCTTCGTGATCCGGCTCGCGATCGAGGGCAACGACCGCCGCGGCCTCTACGCGGACCTGGCGGCGGCGGTCAGCGGCACGGGGACCGACATCCGGTCGCTCGAACTCAAGACGACCGACGGACGCGTCGCCGGCTCTGCGCTCGTCGAGGTCGAGAACCTCGCGCATCTCGAGAAGATCATCAAGGCGGCGCGCCGCGTGAAGGGCGTCTCCGAGGTCGCGCGCCGAGAACGCCTCAGCGCGGAAGAAGGCTAG
- a CDS encoding single-stranded DNA-binding protein, whose product MSRSLNKVTLIGNLGADPEIRTTSTGKKVAQFSVATGRQWTSASGEKQEKTEWHKCVAWNGGGKGSGLADIIERYVKKGDKIFVEGAIEYRQYEDKDKQTRYITEINVREILLLGGGRGGEGGFDGGSRPARAASSGKSAGASEGFEEFPAAMDGDDDLPF is encoded by the coding sequence GTGAGCCGCAGCTTGAACAAGGTGACGTTGATCGGGAACCTCGGGGCCGATCCCGAGATCCGCACCACGTCGACGGGGAAGAAGGTCGCGCAGTTCTCGGTGGCGACGGGCCGACAGTGGACGTCGGCGTCGGGCGAGAAGCAGGAGAAGACCGAGTGGCACAAGTGCGTCGCCTGGAACGGCGGCGGCAAGGGCAGCGGCCTCGCCGACATCATCGAGCGCTACGTGAAGAAGGGCGACAAGATCTTCGTCGAGGGCGCGATCGAGTACCGCCAGTACGAGGACAAGGACAAGCAGACCCGCTACATCACGGAGATCAACGTCCGGGAGATCCTCCTCCTCGGCGGCGGTCGCGGCGGCGAGGGCGGCTTCGACGGCGGTTCCCGTCCGGCTCGTGCGGCGAGCAGCGGCAAGTCCGCGGGCGCCAGCGAGGGCTTCGAGGAGTTCCCGGCGGCGATGGACGGCGACGACGATCTGCCGTTCTGA
- a CDS encoding MotA/TolQ/ExbB proton channel family protein gives MFFQLAAAVPSSPLELVLTASAVTKAVLVVLALLSLASWAVMLSKWMIFRRVERSAAAFMKEFRAASRLDAAASLARRSQPSAHTRVLDRALQFLTETRTVSDGSGAPATLSASQVQALRLVLDAETNEERDALGTYVPFLAMVGSVSPLLGLLGTVLGVITAFLGVARGGSGNLAAVAPGVAEALIATAFALAVAIPAYFGYNIFAARLNRFDGQLEGFGSEVIALMAREGRI, from the coding sequence ATGTTCTTCCAACTCGCCGCCGCCGTCCCGTCGTCGCCGCTCGAACTCGTCCTGACGGCCTCCGCGGTCACGAAGGCGGTGCTGGTCGTGCTCGCGCTGCTCTCGCTCGCCTCCTGGGCGGTCATGCTCTCCAAGTGGATGATCTTCCGGCGCGTCGAGCGGTCGGCCGCGGCGTTCATGAAGGAGTTCCGCGCCGCCTCGCGCCTCGACGCCGCGGCCTCGCTCGCGCGACGCTCGCAGCCCAGTGCACACACGCGCGTGCTCGATCGCGCCCTCCAGTTCCTCACCGAGACGCGCACGGTCAGCGACGGCAGCGGCGCCCCGGCCACGCTGTCCGCATCGCAGGTCCAGGCGCTGCGACTCGTGCTGGATGCGGAGACCAACGAGGAGCGGGACGCGCTCGGCACCTACGTGCCGTTCCTCGCGATGGTCGGCTCCGTGAGCCCGCTGCTCGGCCTGCTCGGCACCGTGCTGGGCGTGATCACCGCCTTCCTCGGCGTGGCGCGTGGCGGTTCGGGCAATCTCGCCGCCGTCGCTCCCGGGGTCGCCGAGGCGCTCATCGCGACGGCGTTCGCGCTCGCGGTCGCCATCCCCGCCTACTTCGGCTACAACATCTTCGCCGCGCGGCTCAACCGCTTCGACGGCCAGCTCGAGGGCTTCGGCTCCGAGGTGATCGCGCTCATGGCGCGCGAGGGACGGATCTAG
- the uvrB gene encoding excinuclease ABC subunit UvrB — MADRVPFQLVAPFEPAGDQPRAIAELSAGLVRGDRFQTLLGVTGSGKTMTVANVIAAHGKPTLVLSHNKTLAAQLYGELKGFFPQNAVEYFISYYDYYQPEAYVPSSDTYIEKDASINEDIDRLRLRATSSLMEREDVIIVATVSAIYGLGDPETYRASMVTLQVGQTIARDDILKALVRIQYGRNDVAFDRGTFRVRGDTVEIYPAYEEQAVRVEMFGDEIERITKIDPLTGKAIASLPRTAVYPAKHFVTTRPSLERAVKEIRAELVERLAALKAANKLLEAQRLESRTNFDIEMMLEIGTCPGIENYSRVLAGRQPGARPACLFDYFPDDFLVVVDESHVTLPQIGGMFNGDRARKTTLVEYGFRLPSALDNRPLMFDEFLSLTPRAINVSATPGDLELKLSEGVVVEQVIRPTGLLDPVIEIRPVKGQVDDLLHEIRLRERRGERVLVTTLTKRMAEDLTDYLAQVGVRVRYMHADIDAIERMEIVRGLRLGEFDVLIGINLLREGLDLPEVSLVAILDADQEGFLRSDRSLIQTVGRAARHVEGRAIFYADRITGSMRRCLDETDRRRRTQEAHNVEHGITPAGVIKSHDQVRVMSRIADARDGTEARDADRSRGKKQKKVAEAQKAWGTDDLPALVARLEEEMRTAAKDLDFETAARLRDELFDLKAAMGDGAGRTGRARR; from the coding sequence GTGGCTGACCGGGTGCCGTTCCAGCTCGTCGCCCCGTTCGAGCCGGCGGGGGACCAGCCGCGCGCGATCGCCGAACTCTCGGCGGGGCTCGTGCGCGGGGATCGGTTCCAGACGCTGCTCGGGGTGACCGGCTCGGGCAAGACGATGACGGTCGCCAACGTCATCGCCGCCCACGGGAAGCCGACGCTGGTGCTCTCCCACAACAAGACGCTCGCCGCGCAGCTCTACGGCGAGCTCAAGGGGTTCTTCCCGCAGAACGCGGTCGAGTACTTCATCTCGTACTACGACTATTACCAGCCCGAAGCCTACGTGCCGTCGTCCGACACGTACATCGAGAAGGACGCCTCGATCAACGAGGACATCGACCGCCTGCGTCTCCGCGCGACCTCGTCGCTGATGGAGCGCGAGGACGTCATCATCGTCGCCACGGTCTCGGCGATCTACGGCCTCGGCGACCCGGAGACGTACCGGGCCTCGATGGTCACGCTGCAGGTGGGGCAGACCATCGCCCGCGACGACATCCTCAAGGCGCTCGTACGCATCCAGTACGGGCGCAACGACGTCGCGTTCGATCGCGGCACCTTCCGCGTGCGCGGGGATACGGTCGAGATCTATCCCGCGTACGAGGAGCAGGCGGTCCGCGTCGAGATGTTCGGCGACGAGATCGAGCGCATCACCAAGATCGACCCGCTCACGGGGAAGGCGATCGCGAGCCTGCCGCGCACGGCGGTGTATCCGGCGAAGCACTTCGTGACGACGCGCCCCTCGCTGGAGCGTGCGGTGAAGGAGATCCGCGCCGAGCTCGTCGAACGGCTCGCCGCGCTCAAGGCCGCGAACAAGCTCCTCGAGGCGCAGCGGCTCGAGTCGCGCACGAACTTCGACATCGAGATGATGCTCGAGATCGGCACCTGCCCGGGCATCGAGAACTACTCGCGAGTGCTCGCCGGCCGCCAGCCCGGCGCGCGACCGGCCTGCCTCTTCGACTACTTCCCCGACGACTTCCTCGTCGTCGTCGACGAGTCGCACGTCACGCTCCCGCAGATCGGCGGGATGTTCAACGGCGACCGCGCCCGCAAGACGACGCTCGTCGAGTACGGATTCCGGCTGCCGAGCGCCCTCGACAACCGGCCGCTGATGTTCGACGAGTTCCTCTCGCTCACGCCGCGCGCGATCAACGTGAGCGCGACGCCGGGTGACCTCGAGCTCAAGCTCTCCGAGGGCGTCGTCGTCGAGCAGGTGATCCGCCCGACGGGCCTCCTCGACCCGGTGATCGAGATCCGCCCGGTGAAGGGGCAGGTCGACGACCTGCTGCACGAGATCCGCCTCCGCGAGCGCCGCGGCGAGCGCGTGCTCGTCACGACGCTCACGAAGCGGATGGCCGAGGATCTCACGGACTATCTGGCGCAGGTGGGCGTGCGCGTGCGGTACATGCATGCGGACATCGACGCGATCGAGCGGATGGAGATCGTCCGCGGGCTGCGGCTCGGCGAGTTCGACGTCCTCATCGGCATCAACCTGTTGCGCGAGGGACTCGACCTCCCCGAGGTGTCGCTCGTCGCGATCCTGGATGCCGACCAGGAGGGATTCCTCCGCTCGGATCGGTCGCTCATCCAGACGGTGGGGCGCGCGGCGCGCCACGTCGAGGGACGCGCGATCTTCTATGCCGACCGCATCACCGGCTCCATGCGGCGCTGCCTCGACGAGACGGACCGGCGCCGCCGGACCCAGGAGGCGCACAACGTCGAGCACGGTATCACGCCGGCCGGCGTCATCAAGAGTCATGACCAGGTGCGCGTCATGTCGCGCATCGCCGACGCGCGCGACGGGACCGAGGCCCGGGACGCCGATCGCTCGCGCGGCAAGAAGCAGAAGAAGGTCGCCGAGGCGCAGAAGGCCTGGGGGACCGACGACCTGCCGGCGCTCGTCGCGCGGCTCGAGGAGGAGATGCGCACGGCCGCCAAGGACCTCGATTTCGAGACGGCGGCACGCCTCCGGGACGAGCTCTTCGACCTGAAGGCGGCGATGGGCGACGGCGCGGGGAGGACGGGTCGTGCCCGTCGTTGA